The window ACCTGGACCGCATCGTCGAAGAGGCACACATCAAGCCGAAAAAGGATGGGGTGGTCCGCCCGCCGCTCAACATCAACGCGGGCAAAGGTTTCGTCTTCATTTCGAGCACGGGCGACGTCTTCCCGTCGGGATTCCTTCCGATGCGCGTCGGAAACGTCCGCAGGGAATCCCTTGTGGATCTATACCGCGATCACCCCACATTTCGCGATCTCCGCAACCCCGATAAACTCAAGGGGAAGTGCGGGCAGTGCAACTTCAGGCAGTGGTGCGGAGGCTCGCGTTCACGCTCCTTCGCCTACACCGGTGATCCCTTCGCCGCCGAACCGCGCTGCATCTATCAGCCCCCTGCCGCATCCTGATTTCCAATCTGAGATAAACCAAGTCCACAACAGTTCCCATTTTCGAGAGGACCGGTGTACACGAATATTGACCTTCGGCAACCTTCTGAAAACACAGGACAAAACTGACGGTAGTCAATATTTCATGCTCAGCCTTGGCACGGGGGTTGCCTTACGAAGCTGTCAGCGATCAGCCTTCAGCGTTCAGCTTGGGAGGATCGAGTTACCGAGAAGCTGATGGCTGAATGCTGAATGCTGAAAGCTGAAAGCTGCTTATGGGAGGTACCATGGCAAACTGTGAAGGCTGCCGAATCCAGGATGACTGCTTTTTCTCCGGGGCCGAAGGTCCGGCGCGGGAGAGCATCAGCCGCCGCCTGGTGACGAATCGTTATAAGAAGAACCAGGTTATTCTCTACGAGGGGATCGAACCCCACGGGATCTACCTTCTCTGCGAGGGGAGGGCCAAGGTTTTCAAGTGCGATGAGTCCGGCCACCAACTCACCGTTCGGATCGAAGAACCCGGCGCGCTCCTCGGTTATCGTTCCCTGATCCTGGGTCAGACGTACGCGGCTTCCGTGGGAGTCATCGAACCTTCACGGGTCGCTTTTCTCGACGAGCAATCCTTCTTCGCCTTGATTCGCCAAAGCAGCGCCCTCACGCTGAAGCTGATTCACAAGATGGCCGAGCGACTGGGAGAAGCGGAGGACAAGGCGCTCAAGATGGCCTTCCACGGCGCCTACCGACGCGTGGCGGAGATCCTCAACTCGGCCAAACCGTCCCAGCCCGGAAAACCGAACGGCCATGCGCCGGTAATGCTCCCCATGCTCCGGCGGCAGGATCTGGCGGACCTGGCGGGTCTCGCTCTCGAAACGACCATCCGGGTCCTCAAGGACATGGAATCGAAAGGTCTCATACGCCTAAAGGGAAAGGCCATCATGATTCTGGAATCGGCCAAACTCGAACAGACGGCGCAACCGGTT is drawn from Nitrospirota bacterium and contains these coding sequences:
- a CDS encoding Crp/Fnr family transcriptional regulator codes for the protein MANCEGCRIQDDCFFSGAEGPARESISRRLVTNRYKKNQVILYEGIEPHGIYLLCEGRAKVFKCDESGHQLTVRIEEPGALLGYRSLILGQTYAASVGVIEPSRVAFLDEQSFFALIRQSSALTLKLIHKMAERLGEAEDKALKMAFHGAYRRVAEILNSAKPSQPGKPNGHAPVMLPMLRRQDLADLAGLALETTIRVLKDMESKGLIRLKGKAIMILESAKLEQTAQPVH